The sequence below is a genomic window from Oreochromis niloticus isolate F11D_XX linkage group LG3, O_niloticus_UMD_NMBU, whole genome shotgun sequence.
CACACTGTTATATAGACTCTATTAGACCACTAAGCTCTACATTTTCCACTCAGACAAAAGTCTGACAAATAAgaaagacacagaaacacaataaGGAGTACCCAAACATGGCCCAAATGcaagttttatttattctttattctctgCAGTCAGGCAGACAAAGACTATCCTGTGAGTCTATCTTGTGGCAGTGTAGATAACATGTGGCTCCAGGTCTCTCTGTCCAGTAGGTCCACAGcttcttttggcttttttttggAAACTTAGAGCTGCATAGTTCAGATCGCCTGAACTCATATTCTGAAAAATCAAAGCATTTAGGTGAACGCTGTATTAAAAATATGTGTttgttaaaaatatgaaaagttgGTGGAGTTATAATATCTCAATAGTAATACCAGATATACATAACATCATTACATATGCAAGTTTAACTCTGTAACACTCAGATTAATGACTATAGAGTCACCATATTaccaaatacagaaaaacattgAGTGAAGATGGAATGACCCAAGCCATCAGTGTGACTTACAGTGTATATTGAGTTTTGAAATAGCAAATTCATATTAGTTTGCTTTATGCACACATAGAAACTCCAATAAAATATGGTGGCTGCTTTGTGTTGTAACAACATGGAAGAAAGtcttcctttcttcttctttgactTAACAAACTTCATGCTAATGCTTCTGCTTTCTAAAAACAGAAGAACTATTTCTTCAGCAGACAGAGTTATAACTagcattttattgttattgcatTTCATTTACAATCTTTGTCTAACTGATTATatataatacaatacaatttctttattcttttataATTTACAACTTTGATAGTTTTAAGTGACTTCTACTAAGCAATATCGCTGCTGGGATTAGTAGTGTTATATTGTTAATATAACTCATTTTTGTTGCTTAAAATAAACGTTTTAGAGTTCTTTTTTATTGCTTGAAGGTCGAGGTTTTTCATAGAATAATTAAAGGTTTAGTGtttctgttaaatcataaaGATTTTATATATACAGAAAAGATGGATTTACCTCACTGCTTTGCTCTGGTTGCTGTTGTGGAGCTAAAGGCCAAGTATGAAATTGTAATTAGTTTATTACCAACACAGTACTTTGCTTTGGGTTTGTTGATCAGCAGCAAGAGTAGATGAAACTAATTATAGCCACATTTACCTGTTTGAAGTTTCCTGATTTTTAAAACCAGAATAATGACCACCATAGTGAGTAAACCAGTCAGACCAGCCAGGAGGATGCTCAATGGTTGTGTCATTCTGTTGCAATTTTCTAAAACGTGTGGTTAAGATATATTTTTACAAGATACTAAAGGCACTGCATAGTGAAACTTAAAATCTTTCCACTCATCACGGAATCTCACCTTCAGTCTTAAAATCTTCTCCTTCACTGGTTTCACCACCTGTGACCATgattgttgtattattttacaatttgctgtttgtatttattatgtttccATATGACATGATGAGAAACACTAAAGTTGCGGAAAAAGGTTTTTAACCAAAACTCACCTTGAATTCTCAACTCTACTGTAGTGGAAATAATTATATGATAGTCTAAGAAAAATCCACAGAAATACAGCCCAGCATCAGACAGATCCACTGGCTTTATTTGAAGAAAGACGGCGACGTTGTTGGAAGTCATATTGAATTTTCCATTTTGAAATCCATCACAGAATAAAGCTTGTCCGTTAGAGCCATACATAGAGGCAATGCAGCTCAGCGTAGCTCTGTTGACCACTCTGTACCACTCTGTATGTGTTGAACTTCTGGAAATGTTGGAGCACTGCAGTGCGACTTCTTCACCAGACTGGACCTCCACAGTCTGAAATTCAGAACCAGAGACAGAGATCCAGCCTGAAACAAACACAAGATTCATCCCAGAGAGCGCAATACCAGGATACCGTAACAGTGAAACTGTTTTAATGAATTTGCGGTGTCCTAATAATCAAATTGAAATCCTGGAAGGTTAGTTGTTGCATAATTTGGAGTAGAGAGTAGTAAGGTACCACTACTTACTTATGGTGCATTGAAACAAAGCTGTTATCAAGAT
It includes:
- the LOC109196224 gene encoding uncharacterized protein LOC109196224 isoform X1, translating into MRSLILITALFQCTISWISVSGSEFQTVEVQSGEEVALQCSNISRSSTHTEWYRVVNRATLSCIASMYGSNGQALFCDGFQNGKFNMTSNNVAVFLQIKPVDLSDAGLYFCGFFLDYHIIISTTVELRIQGGETSEGEDFKTEENCNRMTQPLSILLAGLTGLLTMVVIILVLKIRKLQTAPQQQPEQSSENMSSGDLNYAALSFQKKAKRSCGPTGQRDLEPHVIYTATR
- the LOC109196224 gene encoding uncharacterized protein LOC109196224 isoform X2, translated to MRSLILITALFQCTISWISVSGSEFQTVEVQSGEEVALQCSNISRSSTHTEWYRVVNRATLSCIASMYGSNGQALFCDGFQNGKFNMTSNNVAVFLQIKPVDLSDAGLYFCGFFLDYHIIISTTVELRIQGGETSEGEDFKTEENCNRMTQPLSILLAGLTGLLTMVVIILVLKIRKLQTAPQQQPEQSSENVDSVDLNSAALRLHPQTPRSRRPVIETQVETHVVYAASA
- the LOC109196224 gene encoding uncharacterized protein LOC109196224 isoform X3, which produces MRSLILITALFQCTISWISVSGSEFQTVEVQSGEEVALQCSNISRSSTHTEWYRVVNRATLSCIASMYGSNGQALFCDGFQNGKFNMTSNNVAVFLQIKPVDLSDAGLYFCGFFLDYHIIISTTVELRIQGGETSEGEDFKTEEESNRMTHPLSIILAGLTGLLTMVVIILVLKVRKPQTAPQQQPEQSSENVDSVYLNSAALRLHPQTPRSRRPAIETQVEIHVVYAASA